The following proteins come from a genomic window of Stigmatopora nigra isolate UIUO_SnigA chromosome 9, RoL_Snig_1.1, whole genome shotgun sequence:
- the LOC144202102 gene encoding D-serine dehydratase isoform X2, giving the protein MDGQPLSALCTPAMVVDLDKVKKNAQRMIEKFEKLGVKLRPHMKTHKTIECADIMTGGSRRCIVVSTLGEACFYADHGFDDILYAYSLPFDKVERCAILSERLELFQVLLDHPDALKQLRKRPLKCGRRWHVWLKLDCGNGRAGILHSEPEALRLAQSIAAADGVELTGVYAHCGNTYNCRGVQQIQRVAKDTTTFTMQFMEKLKIFGITCKSSIGSTPSCSHPVQDMVHLTEVHPGNYVFYDVQQSIIGSCSVEDIAVRVLTRIIGHCPHRNQLLIDCGWTGLSLDGAGKLPTGYAVIEGHPDLMLLSMTQEHGKVEPLSGKLDFNMYPLGSLLTLIPYHSCATAAMHPVYHVHSEGVLMGKWKPTRGW; this is encoded by the exons ATGGATGGGCAGCCCCTCTCAGCCTTGTGTACTCCTGCTATGGTGGTCGATTTGGacaaagtgaagaaaaatgccCAGAGGATGATTGAAAAATTTGAGAAGCTAGGAGTTAAGCTCCGCCCGCACATGAAGACCCACAAAACCAT TGAGTGTGCTGACATAATGACAGGGGGTTCACGACGATGCATTGTGGTTTCCACTCTGGGAGAGGCCTGCTTTTATGCTGACCATGGATTTGATGACATCCTCTATGCCTACTCTCTACCTTTTGATAAG GTGGAGCGTTGCGCTATCTTGTCAGAGAGACTGGAGCTCTTTCAAGTTTTATTGGACCATCCTGATGCTCTTAAGCAACTCAGAAAAAGACCCCTCAAATGCGGTCGGCGGTGGCATGTCTGGTTGAAACTGGACTGTGGCAATGGCCGAG CCGGCATCCTGCATTCAGAGCCTGAGGCACTTAGACTGGCTCAGTCTATTGCTGCGGCAGATGGTGTGGAGCTAACTGGAGTTTATGCTCACTGTGGAAACACTTACAACTGCAGAGGAGTCCAGCAAATTCAGAGGGTTGCAAAGGACACCACCACATTTACTATGCAATTCATGGAGAA GTTAAAGATTTTTGGCATCACCTGCAAGTCCAGCATTGGCTCCACACCGTCATGTAGTCATCCAGTCCAAGACATGGTACACCTTACCGAGGTCCATCCAGGAAACTATGTATTTTATG ATGTGCAGCAGTCTATCATTGGCTCATGCAGCGTGGAAGACATTGCTGTGCGGGTTTTGACAAGAATTATTGGCCACTGTCCTCACAGGAACCAACTACTGATTGACTGTGGATGGACTGGGTTAAG TTTAGATGGTGCTGGGAAACTTCCAACCGGATATGCTGTAATTGAAGGACATCCAGACCTGAT GCTTCTGTCCATGACTCAGGAGCATGGAAAAGTGGAACCTCTCTCAGGAAAACTGGATTTCAACATGTACCCTCTGGGTTCTCTGCTCACACTGATTCCATACCAT TCGTGTGCAACAGCAGCTATGCATCCTGTGTATCATGTGCACTCAGAGGGCGTTCTAATGGGGAAGTGGAAACCTACTCGTGGATGGTGA
- the LOC144202102 gene encoding D-serine dehydratase isoform X1, producing the protein MRSTVMDGQPLSALCTPAMVVDLDKVKKNAQRMIEKFEKLGVKLRPHMKTHKTIECADIMTGGSRRCIVVSTLGEACFYADHGFDDILYAYSLPFDKVERCAILSERLELFQVLLDHPDALKQLRKRPLKCGRRWHVWLKLDCGNGRAGILHSEPEALRLAQSIAAADGVELTGVYAHCGNTYNCRGVQQIQRVAKDTTTFTMQFMEKLKIFGITCKSSIGSTPSCSHPVQDMVHLTEVHPGNYVFYDVQQSIIGSCSVEDIAVRVLTRIIGHCPHRNQLLIDCGWTGLSLDGAGKLPTGYAVIEGHPDLMLLSMTQEHGKVEPLSGKLDFNMYPLGSLLTLIPYHSCATAAMHPVYHVHSEGVLMGKWKPTRGW; encoded by the exons ATGCGTAGCACAG TTATGGATGGGCAGCCCCTCTCAGCCTTGTGTACTCCTGCTATGGTGGTCGATTTGGacaaagtgaagaaaaatgccCAGAGGATGATTGAAAAATTTGAGAAGCTAGGAGTTAAGCTCCGCCCGCACATGAAGACCCACAAAACCAT TGAGTGTGCTGACATAATGACAGGGGGTTCACGACGATGCATTGTGGTTTCCACTCTGGGAGAGGCCTGCTTTTATGCTGACCATGGATTTGATGACATCCTCTATGCCTACTCTCTACCTTTTGATAAG GTGGAGCGTTGCGCTATCTTGTCAGAGAGACTGGAGCTCTTTCAAGTTTTATTGGACCATCCTGATGCTCTTAAGCAACTCAGAAAAAGACCCCTCAAATGCGGTCGGCGGTGGCATGTCTGGTTGAAACTGGACTGTGGCAATGGCCGAG CCGGCATCCTGCATTCAGAGCCTGAGGCACTTAGACTGGCTCAGTCTATTGCTGCGGCAGATGGTGTGGAGCTAACTGGAGTTTATGCTCACTGTGGAAACACTTACAACTGCAGAGGAGTCCAGCAAATTCAGAGGGTTGCAAAGGACACCACCACATTTACTATGCAATTCATGGAGAA GTTAAAGATTTTTGGCATCACCTGCAAGTCCAGCATTGGCTCCACACCGTCATGTAGTCATCCAGTCCAAGACATGGTACACCTTACCGAGGTCCATCCAGGAAACTATGTATTTTATG ATGTGCAGCAGTCTATCATTGGCTCATGCAGCGTGGAAGACATTGCTGTGCGGGTTTTGACAAGAATTATTGGCCACTGTCCTCACAGGAACCAACTACTGATTGACTGTGGATGGACTGGGTTAAG TTTAGATGGTGCTGGGAAACTTCCAACCGGATATGCTGTAATTGAAGGACATCCAGACCTGAT GCTTCTGTCCATGACTCAGGAGCATGGAAAAGTGGAACCTCTCTCAGGAAAACTGGATTTCAACATGTACCCTCTGGGTTCTCTGCTCACACTGATTCCATACCAT TCGTGTGCAACAGCAGCTATGCATCCTGTGTATCATGTGCACTCAGAGGGCGTTCTAATGGGGAAGTGGAAACCTACTCGTGGATGGTGA
- the col6a2 gene encoding collagen alpha-2(VI) chain, which yields MEGLKVIAFCLVFGALSEAEVPDCLQKEDCPIDVYFTIDTSETIALQESPPGSLVESIKTFTEQFVDRLEAAEVREAVRISWKIGGLHFSQRQEIFSPLAAKNDFISGLRRIRYLGKGTYTDCAITNMTQEILRSPSYPSALRFAVVITDGHVTGSPCGGIKVAAERARDEGIRIFVVAASKNIDETGLREIANAPAAVYRRDFLAVDLSSGRAVIQRDTIDRIIKTMIHQSFVECYKVSCLETVGPHGPKGHRGQKGAKGDNGDPGPKGQRGRPGDPGIEGPIGQPGIKGEPGFKGEKGELGTQGKKGVAGIPGRNGTDGQKGKIGRIGAPGCKGDPGDRGSDGHPGDVGERGFPGTAGDKGDPGRPGRSGPPGFSGEDGPKGERGSPGSPGFPGEKGSAGTAGLPGARGEPGRRGDYGTKGEQGPDGVRGDKGEMGSEGVRGLPGESGNKGAKGDNGLPGPRGPPGAPGETGRNGTRGDPGDAGPRGDPGQIGPKGDPGRPGFSYPGPRGPSGERGEKGNRGPRGGRGDCGAKGDPGKKGTPGEPGEPGPQGEAGSRGPRGDIGQDGDSGHEGDPGLTECDVMNYIRETCGCCDCEKRCGALDIVFVIDSSESVGLTNFTLEKNFVINTINRLGSLAKDPQSETGTRVGVVQYSHSGTFQAIKLNDSKIDSLASFKDAVKRMEWIAGGTWTPSALKYAYDNLIRDSRRAKANVTVVVITDGRFDPRDDDSLLTYLCSDPSVDVSAIGIGDMFDQIEENEILKSIACQKDGRVLGMRRFADLVAEEFIDKIETVLCPDPIVVCPDLPCKTEPAVASCVQRPVDVVFLLDGSERMGLENHRRAKEFIENTARRLTLANGQSDERNARFALVQYGSPTEQRVEFALTHNLTVISESLAGVTYMDSSSALGNAIIHTVNNVVYRSGPQRNRLARRNAELAFVFITDGITSSEQLEEGVSSMKRAEGIPTVIALGSDTDEEVLRKVALGDMSSIFRGDDYTMLNKPSFFERFIRWIC from the exons ATGGAGGGATTAAAAGTCATTgcattttgtcttgtttttggaGCCCTGAGCGAAGCCGAGGTACCCGACTGTCTTC AGAAAGAAGACTGTCCTATTGATGTGTATTTCACCATTGACACATCTGAGACCATTGCCCTCCAGGAGAGCCCCCCTGGATCACTTGTGGAGAGCATTAAG ACTTTCACTGAGCAATTTGTAGATCGTTTAGAAGCAGCCGAAGTTCGAGAAGCAGTGCGAATCAGCTGGAAAATTGGTGGACTCCACTTCTCCCAGAGACAGGAAATCTTCAGCCCCCTTGCCGCCAAGAATGATTTTATCTCt GGTCTCAGGAGAATCCGCTACCTTGGTAAAGGCACTTACACGGATTGTGCCATTACTAACATGACCCAAGAAATACTGCGCTCACCTTCATACCCGAGCGCCCTGAGATTTGCTGTGGTTATCACTGACGGTCATGTGACTGGAAGCCCCTGCGGTGGTATCAAAGTGGCAGCAGAACGGGCACGTGACGAAGGCATACGCATTTTTGTGGTAGCGGCATCCAAGAATATTGATGAGACAGGACTGAGGGAGATTGCCAATGCACCAGCGGCGGTCTATAGGAGGGATTTCCTGGCGGTTGATCTGAGCTCTGGAAGGGCTGTCATCCAGAGGGACACCATCGACCGCATCATTAAGACTATG ATTCATCAATCCTTTGTGGAG TGCTACAAAGTGTCGTGCCTAGAGACGGTAGGACCACATGGTCCAAAAGGCCACAGAGGACAGAAA GGTGCTAAAGGAGACAATGGTGATCCAGGTCCAAAAGGACAAAGAGGTCGTCCAGGTGACCCAGGTATTGAAGGACCCATTGGTCAGCCTGGAATAAAA GGAGAACCAGGGTTTAAAGGTGAAAAG GGAGAGCTGGGAACTCAGGGTAAAAAG GGTGTAGCTGGCATTCCAGGACGGAATGGGACAGATGGACAGAAG GGTAAAATTGGACGAATTGGTGCTCCAGGCTGCAAAGGAGATCCGGGAGACAGA GGTTCTGATGGTCACCCAGGAGATGTTGGTGAACGTGGTTTTCCTGGAACTGCTGGAGATAAG GGAGATCCTGGACGTCCTGGAAGATCTGGTCCCCCTGGCTTTTCAGGTGAAGACGGGCCAAAG GGTGAAAGGGGAAGTCCCGGATCACCTGGCTTTCCTGGAGAGAAAGGATCTGCC GGCACTGCAGGACTTCCTGGAGCAAGAGGAGAGCCT GGACGACGAGGAGATTATGGAACTAAAGGCGAACAAGGACCAGATGGTGTCAGGGGAGACAAG GGTGAAATGGGATCAGAGGGTGTGAGGGGTCTTCCAGGTGAATCAGGAAACAAAGGGGCCAAG GGGGACAATGGTCTTCCAGGCCCCAGAGGACCACCAGGTGCACCAGGAGAGACTGGACGAAAT GGTACACGAGGTGATCCAGGAGATGCTGGACCAAGAGGTGATCCAGGACAAATTGGACCCAAG GGAGACCCTGGAAGACCTGGCTTTAGTTACCCTGGACCAAGAGGACCATCG GGTGAGCGAGGAGAGAAGGGAAATCGTGGACCTCGTGGTGGTAGAGGAGACTGTGGTGCTAAGGGTGATCCGGGAAAAAAAGGGACACCAGGAGAGCCA GGGGAACCAGGACCTCAGGGTGAAGCTGGATCTAGAGGACCTAGAGGAGACATTGGTCAAGAT GGAGATTCAGGACATGAGGGAGACCCTGGCCTTACT GAATGTGATGTCATGAATTACATCAGGGAAACATGTGGCTGCTGCG ATTGTGAAAAACGGTGCGGTGCACTGGACATTGTCTTTGTCATTGACAGCTCTGAGTCAGTTGGCTTGACCAACTtcactttggagaaaaatttTGTCATTAATACCATCAATCGATTGGGATCCCTGGCCAAAGACCCACAGTCAGAAACAG GCACAAGAGTTGGAGTTGTTCAGTACAGTCACAGTGGAACTTTCCAGGCCATCAAGCTCAACGATTCCAAAATTGATTCACTTGCTTCCTTCAAG GATGCTGTAAAGCGCATGGAATGGATCGCTGGAGGAACATGGACTCCATCTGCTCTTAAGTACGCCTACGACAATCTGATCAGGGACAGTCGTAGAGCCAAAGCCAACGTGACCGTGGTTGTTATCACTGATGGGCGCTTCGACCCCAGAGATGACGATTCATTGCTCACGTACCTCTGCAG tGATCCTAGTGTTGATGTCAGCGCTATTGGTATTGGAGACATGTTTGACCAGATTGAGGAGAATGAAATTCTGAAGAGTATAGCCTGCCAGAAGGATGGAAGGGTGCTCGGTATGAGGCGATTTGCTGACCTGGTGGCTGAGGAGTTCATTGACAAGATTGAAACGGTCCTCTGTCCAG ATCCAATTGTTGTATGCCCCGACCTGCCATGTAAGACAG AGCCTGCTGTGGCCAGCTGTGTGCAGCGGCCAGTGGATGTGGTATTCCTCTTGGACGGTTCGGAGAGGATGGGACTAGAGAACCACCGTCGGGCCAAGGAATTTATTGAGAACACGGCTCGGCGCCTCACCCTTGCAAATGGCCAATCAGATGAAAGGAATGCCCGTTTTGCATTGGTGCAGTACGGCAGTCCAACAGAACAGAGAGTGGAGTTTGCACTCACACACAATCTAACAGTGATTTCCGAATCGCTGGCGGGAGTGACCTACATGGACTCTTCTTCTGCTCTGGGCAACGCAATCATACATACCGTCAACAATGTGGTTTATCGATCAGGCCCACAG AGGAACCGCTTGGCTCGTCGCAACGCAGAGCTGGCATTCGTGTTCATCACTGATGGTATTACATCCAGTGAACAGCTGGAGGAAGGAGTGTCCTCAATGAAGCGAGCTGAGGGTATTCCCACCGTAATCGCCTTGGGAAGTGACACAGATGAGGAAGTGCTGCGAAAAGTGGCACTTGGTGACATGTCGTCCATCTTCCGAGGCGATGACTACACCATGTTGAACAAGCCATCGTTCTTTGAGCGTTTCATCCGCTGGATATGCTAG